The window ggaaataacaactcctcaatctagcaaacaaaaatgataaaatcaactcagggtagtgtttgaggaaattcatcaaacacattgcatgcatcaatcaattaatacttgcaatcaagagatcaagaagatgaaactgtcgaagatgaggaaggactTCAGTAGCGATGAtggataaaggaaaaattactggAATGCGAAGAAGGACTCCAGTggtggcagtgaatgctggacaggagatggatgaagaaaaaactactggaatgcgaagaagggttcctcttctcacccaaagggaggagttggaggagatggggtgtggttggacggagaagcaagggtgtcgtgtgttgatcctgatcgagagaggaaggggcgttgatctaggaaggggaagagggagatgaggctgagagagatggccaGACGGCCAGCggtgaggaggaaagtggtggtggcgtcgCGACGATATAtggtggacggcgcgatataggtttaggtttggaaggaagagtgaagtgttgcaaattttggctaagtattggtgggaaaattaaattattttattttggttcattaacaccacttttaacaacggttttttaCAATCCGATTTCGTACATAGAACAAGGAagctatcatagacaccgggttttaaaaaccgttgttaaaatcgatgtctattaatggAAAAAAAGATGCTCATAAACATCagctaaaaaaaccgatgtctatgagcgaaaatctgcgctcatagacaccggtttttagaaaaataggtgtaaaatactcaaagacaccgaaatttgcttaaaaccgctgttgttccaccgatgtctatgagagtttttcttgtagtgatgtaTCATTTTGTTATGATAGCTTTCTTTTGAAATACACATTTGATGTATGTCACAAttattatcatgcattatttttaagttattgtgtttaaggacaatgacattaattGACATCCTAGGTAGGATGATCAAAGTTAAAATGGTTAGATAAAAATGCACAATCCCTTAGTTTAGGAAAAATCAATGTTTACATCTTACAAGGCTATAAGAAGACTTGTATGTGTATTGagacacattagatataagtgagatgctaGAAGGATgagcaaaactcaagatattgatttagtgcatctaattgagttttgatttcatcaaaatacatTGACTTTGTGAAAGCCAATCATAGGAAAAataaatgtacaagtcatgtgcatttagcccaaagattatggttgaaaattatttttgaaaataattttagaaatgttttggaaaaccttggtgaagtctaTTTTTTATATGAATCACCATTAATTAGTTTGATAAAAAGTTAGAGTGAATCAttgaagtttttaattttgtatcattctttgaaaataaaatatattttcatagaaaactatttttctctaatAGTATATAACATAAGTAATATCTATGTGAAATTTCATGAATTTTTGAATATTGTAGAATTATTTATGGGTTTCTGAAATTCAATCTGATTTTGATGTTGAAATTCAGATACACTAATCGATTGACCATTGTCACCAATCAATTGATACGTGTGGTAATCATTTGGCAACTCATgccaatcgattaatataggtcGGAATTGATTGGTGGCTACTGGTTTTTGTTGAAATAAGTTTATTTCAATCAAATAAGCTGCATTTAAGCACTTTAACTATTCCTAACTCCATGAAATATTTAAAAGTAATTTTCTTGATTGAAATGATAAGGAATGGTTAAAGGAGACTGATTTGGATTTAGGAGGTTTTGATTCAAGGTTGAATTTTTAACCTCATGACTTTAATATTTGGATTTCTTAAAGATTTAGGTACTCCAAATCATTATTAGTGCAATAATAAAAGTTGGAGCATGATTTAAGAGGGAGATACACTTTAAAGGAATGATTTGAATAAGAACTGAGAAATTTTGATGGATGATGGatgtatgctcaaggttgagcattgagaACAATGGAAGGTAGGAAACCTTCATTTTAATATTTGAAGGATAACAGGAATGAATCTTGAGAagatttttgatgtgtgccaaaagaggagaatatagggtttaagttagaaaactctcattcatactttggcataagaagaaggaagttgaACTAATgtattagtctaacttaaatatattatcaaacatcaaaaaaggggagatgaTTGGTGCAATCATGCTTCGGTCAAAGTTGACTAGTTTGACCAACCGTAGGTTGGCTCGagcttaagttttgatatttgacaatatgtgagagaaaagtcaagtaggctAAGGGAGGACCAAATACTTGACTTGAGAaaatcctaactgaggttagacgggtgagaagtctactaagtgactagtaCTAACTGGAGATTATGTAAGAAAAAGTATAACAGAAAGGTTCGTAAGGAAAAATTCAAAGTGGGTTAAGGAGGATTAGACATTTGGTGAAGAAACTTTgataagtcaaggttgatcggatgctaggtaaCGGGAAGTCTCAACAAGTTACGAATCACTAAATGTTTGACAATGGAAGTCTTGGTAGGTTAAGGTCAATCAAATACCAAGCATGACGTGATTTCAACCTTGGAAAAGCTAAAATTAGGATTAGTTATCAATTGCCAGGGAGTGGAATCGATTGACAAAACCTAAACCCAGAATTTTGAGTTTGCTACTTGAATCGATTGATCTGATCGATTGAGTAGTCCTAATTGATTGAGGCAATTGATTAGTAGCTCATTTTGAAGAGTACAATAGGATTTGGAATCGATTATCCTAAGACCAATCGATTGGCTATGTTTTCACGAGAACACAAAAGGTCATGAAATTGATTGGGGCAATCAATTGAGGCTAAGTCAATCAATCAagttaatcgattgggagtatTTTTCGTGATAATAAAAAGCTTCTGAATTGATTAAGTCAATTGATTAGaagttatcaatcgattggtataaCTCAATAACTGACTAGACATGCAAGAAAGAGTTGTTCGGTAGGTTTTGAATGATTGATCTTACATGACAATCGATCGAGGTAAGGCTAATTGATTGGGAGGAATTTTCTAGCACAAAATCAATCCTAGAAAATGGATTCTCATGGACATTTCAAGCCACCGATTCTTGGGTGTTTTGGAGAAGCAGTACTGCTACATTTCCCACTACTAAGAGGCATGTCAAAGCTACGAGCAAGCATCCAAATCAaggtttttaattataaaatgttattgcttttattttaatttgattttttgtaTTACTTGCTCTTGTTGTTTTAAGAATGTGTTATATAAGATTTctctattttgaaaaagttttcgaGAATGAGAGATTTCTTAGTGGATGTAAATATTATGAGTGAGTCTTTAGATTAGTCATCTTAAGAAGATGAATACTAATTAAAATCGAAGAAATTAGCATCATACTTACTTTGCTTTAAGTTTCCACTGTCATTCAAATTAGAGAAGTGAAGCGACCTATATATCACTTCCCTTTGGCTCAAGTCCTAACACTATTTACAAGTTTATAAACTCTTTTTTCACTTGTgctaaagaaaagatgatatgaGATATTAAAATGAACAAAAGTTCTAGTGAGATTGATTTTAAGACAAATACCTTAGAGCGATCCTCGATTCAATAGTTTGACTCTTTTTACTAAGTTTAATTTATAGGTGATAAAAAAAGATGATGCAAAACATTTAAAAGATTATAAATTCATAGTGTATGTTAATGCAAAATACTCTAAGCCGTGATAcaactaaattattttaatatgttGGCAAAATATTTTAGTAATACTTTAGATACTCAATAAAGTGTTCATGGAACTCAAAGAGCTCTGTAGAGTTTGGTTAGTGATTGACTTGATGCAGTTGACTTGATAGTTAAAGGGTCTATAATGAGATATATAGATCGAgatcaataaataataatatgagaCATCTAAAAGATTAAATTTTTATAGTGAGCCAACTCTAAGTCAAAGAGCACAAAGTCGTTCAAGATAGGAATACAAATTATCTTTGAAGAAAAGGTTGAAGAGTTAAGAGAGAGAAATCTTTGGGCAAATTAAAGAAGTGAGGGCCAAGAAATGAGTTTGTGGGCAATATGATATAGATGATCTAGAGGTGAAATCCTGAGTTGTTGGAGATGTGGAAAATTCGGATAAGTGCactatatttatttattagttaGTATTAGATGTTGAATTCTTCGGACGAATTAATCTTGGGAATAATGAATTCAGTCATacgaaatttttttattagttatcacgataatttcaaaaatattcataACGGAAGTCTAAATTTATTATTATACTAGAGAAAAATATGTTATAATAAGTCTAACAGAAAATcaaatcataaatatttaaaagacTATAAATAAATGAGGTAGCCCGCGGCTACGATAAATGCTAACTTACCAACGGTTCTGATGATCTGAACCAACAGATggaccgaaccaagtaaccacgtACAATTCGCGCCAATTGGAACGCGCCAATTCGAGGATTTTGCTTTTCGTAAAGTCCGCGTATAGCGGGCGCCACGAGATGGATCGTCGATCCGCTCACCATCGTTTCCGCCAATGAGCATCGAAAGTGACTAATCGAACGGACAGCAAACAAATTAGTCTCGTCCCACGGATCGCCTTCCATCCAACAGTCCAGTTTGCGTTCGTCGTTATATATGCAAACCGATGCATACCATCCGACACGCGTTCCACATCCTTGTCCCAAATCGATTGCAACTCAGAATCAGATCGATTATGTCGGGCCGCGGGAAGGGAGGCAAAGGGTTGGGGAAGGGCGGCGCCAAGCGCCACCGCAAGGTCCTCCGCGATAACATCCAGGGCATCACCAAGCCCGCCATCCGCCGCCTGGCGAGGAGGGGCGGCGTCAAGCGCATCTCCGGCCTCATCTACGAGGAGACCCGGGGTGTCCTTAAGATTTTTCTCGAGAACGTCATCCGTGACGCCGTCACCTATACTGAGCATGCCCGACGCAAAACTGTCACTGCCATGGATGTCGTCTACGCCCTCAAGCGCCAAGGCCGCACTCTCTACGGCTTCGGCGGCTAAACGTCAATATGGCACAAGGGTAGTGCCTGATAGAATTGTAATCACAATCTATCAGTGTTAGATACAAAATATTGAATATTGCCGTTGCTGAACTTCATCACATTGCCTCCTTTGGAAATCCAAGCATTCGTGTCACCTTATCCCATCCGGCGTTTTCGTCCAACGCAGGTTCATGATGCAGATGCACCCCTACACCCTCTACTGTGTTCAAGCGGCGACCATAGGGTTACGAATTGGAGGTGGCAgtgtattttcttttcttttaattttttggtagtgCATGTATCAGTTCATCGTATTAATCAGGGATGTGATTGATCCGGTCTCAATATAAAGTTTCTTATCGACTATCATGTAAACTGCAGGTGAGTTTTGGGATATTTTAGGATTGGGATTCACATCCTCAGTGCCTAATTTTATGTTTAGATGGGGGAAGAGTGTTTAGATGGGGGAGGTGTTTCATTACTGGGGAGGGAAGGAAGGgtaatttttttatattctaaATCAGGgataagaaaataagagaaggataAAATTTTCCAGTCTctcatttccttttttttctcctcATTTCTAAACAAAATTAAGTCTCTTTGGGATTGTTTATTGATCAGTGTATTAGTTACTGTCAACTTAAAATTTAGGATTTGAAtttcaatttgaatttaaatgttTTTTTCATGTGTTggtcattattttaaaaattaaaagatatttatgatttatttttttatattaacttTGGGATCAGTGGAGGTATTAGGAGGAGCATAATTatctttttaaacaaaattaaaaagataTTTCTTTAATAgatattcctttttatttactTATCCTTCTTTTATCTTCTCTCAAAAGTCTGTAAAATGCTTGTCTCACTTTTGTGTGTTAGTTTGGGACGGATTAGAAGCATTAAGGAGGAACGAATTGTCTTTTTTTAACATATAAGAAACTTGTCTcactatttgttattattttgatctaataGTAAGTCATCAAATAATGAAGGAATTGATGTGTGTTTTTCAAAGATCGTGATGAGAGCATGGTAGATGAATCTGGATTGATAATTTTGACTTTTAAGCAAAATTTACTTGAGATATAAAAGGGCATCTTTAATAGGAACGGTAAGAGTTTTAAATTAgctttttttataatttcaatatgcacattaataattaataatatgaaagtttattaaaatattttaataattaaaactttaaataattttttaaaattcaaatttatagCATGAGTAATGATTTTGTACATATTATATTAATgttaagataaaagaataagtttaaatttttaatactaTTCTTCAACTACAAatcttatttttataattatttaagatttttttatttaactttttaaattttataaaccaATGTAAAATGTTTTAACAAATGATTCATAGAGTTGAAAAGAGTATATTCTTGTGCACTTATTTTCTCTAGAGTTCATATAGTTGTTAGAAGAATATTTTTCATGACGATAtattttccttcatttttttttatgagttAGTAAAATGATCAAATTCGACATATGTTAGTTGTCTTTTTATTTACTAAGCACCATATATTTAAAAGAGGATATTCTATCTTTTTATTCATTTTTCATGTATTTTGGAATATTTCTAGTCATTGTtagtatttttttagaaaaaaatgacCTCATTAATGAGATGGTTATGTTGTCTCTTTATTCACATGCTCTCGTGTTTTCAACGGACTCATGTAAGAtgtgagcctaattcaagaatgAAGAAATGAGGCCAATGTTGAGTGACCTTGAGGACAGACAAAGTTGAGGTCGAAGCAAGTAGGATATTATATTAGATCATTAAGACGTTAGAGGGGGGAGTTGAATaacgttttttgtttttttttttccaaaagtcAATAGTACATTgcgaaaaaaagataaaaaaaaaagaagctagAAAGAAAGAGATAAATACGCTCTAACACAATTATTTGTTTACTTGATTCAgaacctttgacgactcctattctaaagtccgcactcgttgagtgtttcgttggacaattcactaatagTTCGAAATGTTACAAAATTGAAGTACAACAACTATAAGAAAATGTTACCGACAATAGATAAAATGAATATAACTTGATCGTCGGTTGTCGGAGGGGTGTTACAGCGTCGTAGGAGCTTTTTCAAAGCAGCGTATAGGAATGAAAGTAGTAACACTTGATGTTCTGAAGCTGTTGGTCTAAGCCTGCTTTTATAGCCCCATTCGGGCGCCTAGATCCCCTCCATGGCACTTGGACTTGTGCTGATGTGGcgagctctcgtcgaaacttcatctgcgaagtttatccacctccgggcgTCTAGACTGTTGACGTGGATTAGGACAGTTGTCGCCCTTTAACTTAGCTTCTGGATGAATTttctggtctgggcgcctggatcaaCTCCGAGTGCTTGGATtgcccgggtgcctggaccaactTCAGATGTCCGGACCGCTCGGGTGCCCCGACCGCCCGAGTGCCTTGCTAGGCACCCGCCCGGTGAAgcgggtccgggcgcctggatcaacTTTGGGCGATCGAAGTCCGGGCGCCCAAATCCCTTCCGGATGCCCGTAGCAATCTTTTTCAGCTTTCTCTTTCATGTAAAAAAGAGTTAGTTCAGACAaccaaaatatatttatcctgcaaaataaagttagcacaataagatagtagtagtaatta is drawn from Zingiber officinale cultivar Zhangliang chromosome 1B, Zo_v1.1, whole genome shotgun sequence and contains these coding sequences:
- the LOC122051332 gene encoding histone H4; protein product: MSGRGKGGKGLGKGGAKRHRKVLRDNIQGITKPAIRRLARRGGVKRISGLIYEETRGVLKIFLENVIRDAVTYTEHARRKTVTAMDVVYALKRQGRTLYGFGG